The Henckelia pumila isolate YLH828 chromosome 2, ASM3356847v2, whole genome shotgun sequence genome includes a window with the following:
- the LOC140884322 gene encoding kirola-like: MGLTGKLSAQIEYKSGGDVFHEVFKYMPHEISKMSPEIVQGCDLHEGEFGTVGSIIIWNYTHDGKEKVAKEIVESIDEEKKSVRFKVIEGDLLELYKTFSATFHVETHGEIDLVTWTLEYEKLRENVEDPLTLLGLSIKLTQHIESHHLNP, encoded by the exons ATGGGTCTTACTGGGAAATTGAGTGCCCAAATAGAGTACAAGTCTGGCGGAGATGTGTTTCATGAGGTGTTCAAATATATGCCACATGAGATTTCCAAGATGAGCCCTGAAATCGTTCAAGGCTGTGATTTGCATGAAGGAGAATTTGGAACCGTGGGCTCTATTATCATCTGGAACTACACTCACG atggCAAGGAGAAAGTGGCGAAGGAGATAGTGGAATCGATCGATGAAGAAAAGAAATCAGTGAGATTTAAAGTGATCGAAGGTGATCTGCTGGAGTTGTACAAGACATTTTCTGCAACATTTCACGTGGAAACTCACGGAGAAATCGATTTGGTGACATGGACTTTGGAGTATGAAAAACTGAGAGAAAATGTGGAAGATCCACTCACACTCTTGGGACTTAGCATCAAACTCACACAGCATATTGAGAGTCACCATCTCAACCCATGA
- the LOC140878272 gene encoding uncharacterized protein, which translates to MTGNDKILSELVEFNGTIITFGDNSKGKTVGKGKIIHDNIIIQDVLLVETLKYNLLSISQMCDYGHSVEFQKLNCIIKDASGNIILTGNRYGNTYKVCWNIQSSKPVFLVASNSKRNWIWHKRLNHLNFKSIASLSKLELVTGLLKIDFSKDKVCLACQYGKQVRSSFKNKGYNSSSRYLELLHMDLFGPIPITSLGGMRQPNVSYFKIFGSKCFIHNNSKNHLTAFDAKSDEGIFLGYSSISKAYRVFNKRTLNVEESIHVIFDEDLTIDVATNTHQLSDLFQKIQLDNDNQDESEDEASPPTRTLQSPKPELVDQVVEDLNIDQSVDTHQTHTVEDIEEHHHETTELDQNNVTSQDPEAQVISGNQSNTRLKCSKKHPFNSVIGNPLAPLRTRRQMIKELLYVAFISQEEPKKIEEALADSCWIDAMQEELNQFTRNAVWDLVPRPTHQSVIGTRWVFRNKLNEEGTVVRNKARLVSQGYRQEKGIDYDETYAPVARLEAIRIFLAQTKYTKELIKKFGMENCTVATTPMGASIKLDKDEGGISVDATMYRGLIGSLLYLTASRPDIVFAVCLCARFQSNPKQSHFIAGKRILRYLKGTQNVGLWYAKHNSFNLVGYSDADYAGCKLDRKSTSGSCQFLGDRLISWFSEKQTSITISTIEAEYLAAGSCCAQLLWIQQQLRDYEIEEHDSPIFCDNTRTIAITYNPILHSRTKHIEVRHHFI; encoded by the exons atgactggaaatgataaaatattatcTGAGCTTGTTGAATTCAATGGTACCATTATCACCTTTGGTGACAACTCAAAGggtaagaccgtgggtaagggtaagattatccacgaCAACATTATCATTCAAGATGTCCTATTGGTTGAAACTCTCAAATATAACTTACTCAGCATTAGTCAAATGTGTGACTATGGGCACTCTGTTGAATTTCAAAAGTTAAACTGCATTATTAAGGATGCCTCTGGTAACATTATTTTGACAGGAAATCGATATGGAAACACTTATAAAGTATGCTGGAATATTCAGTCTAGCAAACCAGTTTTCCTCGTAGCTTCCAATTCTAAGCGCAACTGGATTTGGCACAAGCGACTGAATCATCTTAACTTCAAATCAATTGCCAGTCTGAGTAAGCTCGAGCTAGTAACAGGACTgcttaaaattgatttttcaaaagacaaagtttgcttAGCTTGTCAATATGGGAAGCAAGTTAGGTCATCCTTTAAAAACAAGGGTTATAACTCATCTTCCCGATACTTGGAACTGTTACATATGGACTTATTTGGTCCAATCCCAATAAcaagtttagggggaatgag acAACCAAATGTATCATACTTTAAGATCTTCGGGAGTAAATGCTTCATCCACAACAATAGTAAAAATCATCTGACTgcatttgatgcaaagtcagatGAGGGTATTTTTCTGGGATATTCCTCAATCAGTAAAGCTTACAGAGTCTTCAACAAAAGAACTCtaaatgttgaagaatcaattcatgttatttttgatgaagatCTTACTATTGATGTTGCAACTAATACTCATCAACTCTCAGATCTATTTCAAAAAATACAATTGGACAACGATAATCAGGACGAAAGTGAAGACGAAGCTTCACCACCCACAAGAACTCTTCAATCTCCTAAACCGGAACTAGTTGATCAAGTAGTTGAGGATCTTAACATTGATCAATCAGTTGATACTCACCAAACTCACACAGTTGAGGATATTGAAGAACATCACCATGAGACCACAGAGCTTGACCAAAATAACGTAACTAGTCAAGATCCAGAAGCACAAGTGATCAGTGGAAATCAGTCTAATACTAGACTGAAATGTTCCAAAAAACATCCATTCAATTCTGTTATTGGTAATCCTTTAGCACCTCTAAGGACTCGAAGACAAATGATTAAAGAACTTCTTTACGTAGCCTTTATATCTCAAGAAGAgccaaagaaaattgaagaagcaTTGGCTGACAGTTGTTGGATAGATGCAATGCAAGAGGAGCTAAATCAGTTTACTAGAAATGCAGTCTGGGATCTCGTTCCAAGACCAACACATCAATCAGTCATTGGCACTCGATGGGTCTTTAGAAACAAGCTCAATGAAGAAGGAACTGTGGTTAGAAATAAGGCAAGATTAGTATCTCAAGGATACAGACAAGAAAAAGGaattgactatgacgaaacttaTGCACCAGTAGCTAGACTGGAAGCAATAAGAATATTTCTTGC CCAAACTAAGTATACCAAAGAATTAATCAAAAAGTTTGGTATGGAAAACTGCACAGTTGCAACAACTCCCATGGGTGCATCAATCAAACTTGATAAAGACGAAGGGGGAATATCAGTTGATGCtacaatgtatcgaggtctaatAGGGTCATTGCTTTATTTAACAGCCAGTAGACCTGACATTGTTTTTGCAGTATGTttatgtgcaagatttcaatcaAATCCTAAGCAATCCCACTTCATAGCTGGAAAAAGGATACTGAGGTATCTAAAGGGAACTCAAAATGTTGGCCTATGGTATGCTAAGCACAACTCCTTCAATCTAGTTGGATACTCAGATGCTGATTATGCTGGATGTAAACTGGATAGAAAAAGTACTAGTggatcatgtcaattccttggggaTAGACTGATTTCATGGTTTAGCGAGAAACAGACATCCATTACTATATCTACAATAGAAGCTGAATACTTAGCCGCAGGAAGTTGCTGTGCTCAACtgctctggattcaacaacaaTTGAGAGATTATGAAATTGAAGAACATGACTCCCCAATATTCTGTGATAACACCAGAACAATTGCAATTACTTACAACCCCATTCTTCACTCGAGAACGAAGCATATCGAAGTTAGGCATCATTTTATCTGA
- the LOC140878273 gene encoding uncharacterized protein, whose product MTEFDERVSNIVIELNGLGKTYPNREVILKVIRGLPKKWDVKTMAMRESKDLNKLELHDLFADLKAYEFELQTREEDQSTSQLTKALTAVKIESPAKSKKSAEQLSSDAMSLFVKNFGKFIRRNQEGSHRRNLQKKDSVEEPRSCFNCGKIGHFITDCPKPKNFDKRKSSRNDRYISRQKHEALVANDSKTKCAETDSDSEGSNGSSSSSDDEEKVKCLMANDHELPSTSEQVFDFGSEEFTREELIKALHDMANEYHQLSLAFDEVRAKQKDLQDNSTELSFEQSVEISCLETEIAVLRTENEQLKIDIKNLTTVKHNMDEIIRSWNKSSSLLTEMNDSQRPLHDKTGLGFGKTVETSESSTLPKLNMCKGKYINFVRAVREHEDEKPILMTWQQIEQMNRIRFGIGFNPHETKAEIAKSPKQTNSYQPNIMRGNRNQYHNQHPVQKRYRNIKDIEKVKQHTVSQAHYTPLSRASNLVCTYRNTKTGKLVKVFQVWVPKGLIPRGPK is encoded by the coding sequence ATGACAGAGTTTGATGAAAGAGTAAGCAACATTGTTATTGAGCTCAACGGATTGGGAAAAACATATCCCAACAGGGAAGTTATTCTCAAAGTAATTCGAGGCCTTCCTAAAAAATGGGATGTGAAGACAATGGCCATGAGAGAATCGAAGGACCTGAACAAATTAGAATTGCATGACCTGTTTGCAGATCTAAAAGCATATGAATTCGAGTTACAGACTCGAGAGGAAGATCAGTCTACCTCACAATTGACCAAGGCCTTGACTGCAGTAAAAATTGAGTCACCGGCCAAATCAAAAAAGTCAGCAGAACAACTGAGCAGTGATGCCATGTCCTTGTTTGTAAAGAATTTTGGCAAGTTCATCAGAAGAAACCAAGAAGGATCACATAGAAGAAATCTCCAAAAGAAAGATTCAGTTGAAGAACCAAGAAGCTGTTTCAACTGTGGAAAAATAGGACATTTCATTACCGATTGCCCCAAACCAAAGAACTTTGACAAAAGAAAAAGTTCAAGGAATGATAGATATATCTCAAGACAGAAGCATGAAGCATTGGTTGCAAATGATAGCAAAACCAAGTGTGCAGAAACAGACAGTGATTCAGAGGGATCAAATGGCTCTTCTAGctcaagtgatgatgaagaaaaAGTCAAATGTCTTATGGCAAACGATCATGAACTTCCATCCACCAGTGAACAGGTATTTGATTTTGGTTCTGAGGAATTTACCAGAGAAGAACTAATCAAAGCTCTTCATGATATGGCAAATGAATATCATCAACTTTCCTTAGCATTCGATGAAGTCAGAGCCAAGCAAAAGGATCTGCAAGACAACTCAACTGAACTCTCCTTTGAACAATCAGTTGAGATAAGCTGTCTTGAAACAGAGATTGCTGTGCTCCGAACGGAGAATGAACAGCTCAAGATTGATATCAAGAATCTTACAACAGTAAAACATAACATGGATGAAATAATAAGAtcatggaataaatcttcgagcCTGTTGACAGAAATGAATGATTCACAAAGACCACTCCATGACAAAACTGGTCTTGGTTTTGGTAAGACAGTGGAAACTAGTGAATCAAGTACTCTACCCAAACTGAATATGTGCAAAGGTAAATACATAAACTTTGTACGAGCAGTTAGGGAACATGAAGATGAAAAACCTATTCTGATGACTTGGCAACAAATAGAGCAGATGAACAGAATAAGATTTGGTATTGGCTTCAATCCTCATGAAACTAAGGCAGAGATTGCTAAAAGTCCTAAACAGACTAATTCATATCAACCTAATATCATGAGAGGAAATAGAAATCAATACCATAATCAACATCCAGTTCAAAAGCGATATAGAAATATCAAGGATATTGAAAAAGTCAAACAACATACAGTTTCACAAGCACATTACACTCCACTATCTAGAGCATCTAACTTAGTATGTACCTATAGGAACACAAAAACTGGCAAACTAGTTAAAGTATTCCAGGTTTGGGTTCCTAAAGGATTAATCCCtcgtggacccaaatag
- the LOC140884111 gene encoding kirola-like produces the protein MGLTGKLSAQIEYKSGGDVFHEVFRYMPHEISKMSPEIIQGCDLHEGEFGTVGSVIVWNYTHDGKKKVTKEIVESIDEEKKSIKFRAIEGDLLELYKTFTATFHVDTHGDIDLVTWTLEYEKLKEDVEDPLTLLGLCINLTADIESHHLKP, from the exons atgggTCTTACTGGGAAATTGAGTGCCCAAATAGAGTACAAGTCTGGAGGAGATGTGTTTCATGAGGTTTTCAGATATATGCCACACGAGATATCCAAGATGAGCCCTGAAATCATTCAAGGCTGTGATTTGCATGAAGGAGAGTTTGGAACTGTGGGATCAGTTATCGTCTGGAACTACACTCACG ATGGCAAGAAGAAAGTGACGAAGGAGATCGTGGAATCGATCGATGAAGAAAAGAAATCCATCAAGTTCCGAGCAATCGAAGGCGATCTGCTGGAGTTGTACAAGACATTTACTGCAACATTTCATGTGGATACTCACGGAGATATCGATTTGGTGACATGGACTTTGGAGTATGAGAAACTGAAAGAAGATGTGGAAGATCCACTCACACTCCTGGGACTTTGCATCAATCTCACTGCAGATATTGAGAGCCACCATCTCAAGCCATGA